In Anthocerotibacter panamensis C109, the sequence CCGGTCGGCATCGCCTAAGACCAGCCCTGCTTCAGGGTCGAGTATAGCTTCTACGTGGATGGACTTGGCCTCAGCGGCGAGGGTCACCGCCGCAAGGGCCGCTTCGATGACCGGGACTAGATTCACCTGCCAAGCCTTGAGGGGAAGCTTCCCGGTAATAGCTCGGGAGACATCTAGCAGATCTTCGATGAGCTGGACCTGAGCGAGGGCACTGTGCTCAATAGTCTCCAGAGCATCGGCACTAGTGGCCGCATCGAGTTGCCCGGTGCGCAACAACTCAGCCCATCCGAGAATCGCGCTCAGAGGGGTGCGCAACTCGTGGGAGATGACCGCCAAAAACTCATCCTTAAGGCGATTGGTCGCCTCTGCCTCCCGGCGGGCTGTCTGTTCGCGTAGCAATAGCTCATCTTTGAGGCGGTTAGCGAGGTGCAGTTGGGCGGTGCGCTCCAAGACCCGCTGCTCTAGTTGGGTATTGAGCGAGCGGACCTCTGTCTCAGCCTGCTCCCGCTCAGCCATCGTCTGAGCCAGAGCTACTAAATTCCCTCGTAGCTCCAGGTGCGTCATGACCTGCCGCGCCAACGCTTGCAGCGCAGTGACCTGTTCGAGACTGAGGACCCGTGGCACCCGGTCCAGGACACAGAGCGTACCCAAGCTATAGCCTTGGGCTGTGACCAGAGGAAATCCAGCGTAAAAACGAATCCAGGGCTCGCCCGTTACAGAGGGGTTCGTGGCAAAACGAGCGTCTTCCAGGGCGTCAGATACGATGAGGGGGGTTGGCTCCAGAATGGCATGAGCGCAGAAAGAGACTGCAAGCGGGGTCTGAGTGATGCTGATCCCCACACGGGACTTGAACCACTGACGGTGCTCATCCACCAGACTGATCAGCGCTATCGGCGTACCACAGATATGGGCTGCCAGACGAGTGAGGTCGTCAAATGCCACTTCCGGCTCTGTATCCAGAATCTGATAGTGGCGCAGGGCTGCCAAACGCGCCGCTTCATGGTCGGGTAAAGGTGCTTCCATTGCCATTCCCTTGATGCAAAGCTCTGCCGTTCTCCAGTATGGAGGGCTGAATGGCTGGCGGGATAGGCCCAGGCCCAGCCCATAACGATGCCAAACAGCATCTTAAATTATGCTAGTCCATAAACTTTGATCTCCCCAAAATAGCAACAATTTGTTGCTTTTATTGACACTACTTTTGGTTGAATATGTAGAGGATAAGTACCGTAAAATATTGGCTCCATAAAGATTGTAGAAGTTTTGTTTTGGATTAGAGCAGAAGCCTTAACAGATACGTGGCAATGTAAAGACAGTAAAGTATTGGTTCCTATAACCCTGTTGCTCTGCTGTTAAAAAACACCCCCTCCAGCCGCAGGCCAGTCACCTGATTGGTTGCCTGAGCTAGGACTGGTATCGAGCGTTCCCTGCAAGCTTGAGGGGATAGGCTGTTTACGGAGCATGTTACGCTGATGCTAAGAAGTGCTAAGGGTTGGGCCTGTGTCCACATTCGTCAACTATCCATTTGTCGGCAACGGTAAGACTTTTGTCGAAGAATTGACCCAAGCTCGGTCGCTAGCCCTTTGGGCTCCGCCCATGGGCGGCTTTGAGGGGAACTACCAACGGCGCGTGCGCGAAGCAGGCTACATCCTGTTGCATATGACCGCTCGCGGCTTGGGCGACCCTGCACGCTATCTGGTCGAAGAGCATGACGTCCGCCCTGCGCACCTCGGCAAAAAAGATAAGCGGGTCTATACCTACCCGCCCTTGATCCAGACCCACCTCGCCAGTCTGCCCAAAGGCTATCAGGGCCTTCTACTGTGGCTTATTGAGGGGAAAATCCTCGCTGCGCAGGAGTTGGAATATTTGGTGGAGCTAGCCCAACGGGAAGACCGTCTGAAAATCGTAGTCGAGATGGGTTCTGACCGGAAAGTTCGCTGGCAGTCCCTCGCCCAATACCTCCAAACTCGGGGAGCATAACCTGTGGAATGGCTCTCCGGCTTCCTTGCCCTGGTCTTTACCCTGGGTACTGTGGGTGGAGTTGCTCTGGATACTGTCCTGCGCGACCTGCTCTTGAGCCAGCTCCAGGGAGCCGAACGCCTGGAAGTACGGGTGCAGAGCATCCCTAACTATCGCATTGTCCAGGGGGATATCGACCGGGTTCGCATCGCCGGACGGGGATTGGTATTACGCCCAGGCTTTCGGGTTGCTTTGGCTGAATTGGAGACCGACCCGATCAAGCTGGACCTCAGTAACCTCAAAAACTTCAACACGCCCCTCAGAGCGGCACTACACCTCCAACTCACCGAGGCTGACCTCAATACCGCGCTCAACACCCCCGAGATCCTCAAAGCGCTCCAGAATGTCCGAGCCGAACTTCCCAGCTTTTTAGGTGGAGTAGGCCAAGTGGAAACCCTGAACCTGACTGAGCCAACCCTCCGCGTCCTGGATGGCAAGTTGGAATTGTCTGTCCTGCTTGCAATAGTCGGCAAGACTCAGCCTGGGCAGGAAGCCCGCATTACTGTCCGCACCGGCCTCACCCTTGAGAGCGGAACCCGCCTCACATTTAAGGACACCCGTTTTTTACTGGATGATGTACCGGTTCCTCCCGACCTAGCTAACATCCTCCTGGGCAGCATCAATGAGATTATCAATCTCGAATCCCTGCGCGATCAGGGCACAACCGCCCGTATTCTAAAGCTCTCGCTCGAACCGGGCCAGCTCGAATTGGTGGGATTTGCCGAGATCGATCGCCTGCCCGGTCCATAAATTTTTGTTGCAGAATATCACAACGTATGGCGAAATCTTGGGCTAAGTCTTTTGGTTTTGCGTAAAATCAGGTTTTCTGCCGTGTTATGTAGCAAAGCGTCTCTTTGTCAACCGGGCCTTCGCCCTATAAATCTTAACGAAGCTTTAAGAATCGCTCCTCAGGTGGTTTGGGATGGTCAGCAAAGCGGTCTAGACTGTCCATAGAGAACTTGGGCGTTTCCCTGCTTGAGTTGCCCAGTATGAGTACTTCCTGGAGTTAAGCATGGCGGATGAAAAAAGAATCGAAGATTTAGCAGCACTGCTGGGCGGAGGGGGCCGGGTCGGTCAGATCCGCGCAGCCTTAGATTTGGTGCGGATCAATACCCCTGCGGGACATCAAGTGTTGATCTCAGCTTTAGCTAATGCCTCAGACCATTCTCGGGCTTGTGCCACCATGGCGTTGGGCAAACTAAAACTCACTGGAGCCGTCCCTACCCTGGCGAAAGTGCTCAAGGGTAATCCGTTGGGCTTCTTTAAGGACCGTTCGCCAGAAGTCCGTCAGACGGCTGCTTTCGCCCTAGGTGAGATCGGAGGACCGCTTGCGATCAAGGGACTCCAAGCCGCCCACGAACGAGACGAGGAGCAGAGTGTCCGCGAAGAGGCGGCGCAAGCCTTGGAGAAACTAGGTGTCCTGGCTAAAACCCGCTAATTTGTTAGGCTGGAGCCACCTTTCTTCAAGCCGCCTCTATGGTTGAGACAGTCAAATCTACACAGCCCATAGGTTCTATGGATGATTCTCTCGTCATCCAGTGGGCACCTATTTCCCTTGACGCAGTTTATGCTCAGGTCGATGATCCAGCCAATGGTTCGGTTGTGCTCATGGTCGGAACAGTCCGTAACAACACGGCGGGCCGTCCGGTGCTCTTTCTGGAGTACGAAGCCTATGAGACCATGGCCCTGTCAGTCTTCCGGGAGATCGCTCAAACCACCCGTCGGCAGTGGCCCTCGATCAACCAAGTCATCATCCATCACCGTGTGGGTAAACTGACGATTGGCGAAGTCAGTGTCGCCGTGGCCATAGGTTCAGCGCACCGGGCTGAAGGCTTCGCTGCCTGTCAGTATGCAATTGATACTCTCAAGCACAATGCGCCCATTTGGAAGAAAGAACATGGGCAAGACGGCAGCAGTGATTGGGTGAGCATCGGAGCCTGCGACGAGACGCATTAATAGCGCAATTAGCGTAGATAAAAAAACTGGCCTTTTAGCAAGGCCAGCAACTGAGATTGTCGATGAGTACTTGTTACTCCGCAGCAGTATTTTCACCTTGAGATTTCGCCCAACCCTGATCGGCCCAGCTAGGGATCTCTGCGGATTCCCAACCCAGAGGACGCTTCGAGTTATACCAAGCTAATGAACCAATGCTCACAGCAGCCAAAAAACCTAATGCTAGTACGCCCCAAAACCAGATCATGGGTTGGTCCTCTTGAGATTCATAAGATAATTGTAACAGTTTGTAAACAAATATTGCAAGCTTTGTCATTTAAAAATCTGTAGCTCATGATATTGGTCATTTACTGTACAGACAAAAAATTCTCCGAGCATAGCCTCGGAGAATTTTTTGAGCCCCGGACTATCCTCCGGTCGAGCCGGACACCGGCACTGTCTGGGGCAAGGGGCAGGACAGCGCGGACAAGGAATTGCGCAAGCGCTGGCTAAGAAGCGTGAGTAGGCTGGCGCTGACGCCCGGTTCAGAGCGAATCAGGCGAGCGTATACCGCTCCTGGGATCACCACTATCGCTGCCATGGGAGAGCAGATCGTGACTGTGGCTGAGCGCTTGCCATCATTGAGCGCTGTCAATTCACCAGCACACTCTCCTGAGGAGATAGTCCCGATGCTGATGATCGTGTCTCCGCGGCGCACAGTAGCTACAGCCTCCCCTTCAACCAATAGATACACGTCTTGAGATTCTTCCTCCTGCTCAAAAACGACGTCATTGCAGCGCAGTTCTATAGCATAGGAAACTCGTGCCATCTCTTCGAGGGCAGAGGTCTCCGCCAGGATATCGATGGAGCCGAACAGGGAAGACCGGCTCAATCCAGCCATCCGCCAAGCGAGGCTACCGTAATTCTCAATGGAAGGACCCACAGACAGGATAGGCTGGACCAAGTCCCGGACAAATTGCGAGGGATCGTTGGTTAGGTTCCGGGCAAAGACCCGACCCGTCCCAGTATCCAGCGTGTAGAGTAACCAGGCGGTATAGGCTCGGACAAGAGAAATAGGATTAGCCATAAGCGGATTGAGGCTCTCAAATAGCTCCCTGGTAGAAGGCTTTTCTCGTTCCTGTTTCGGACGTTGTAGCGATAGCCGCAGGTCGTCAGTAAGCTTGGTTGCCGCCTCAGCGCTGGCTAAACTCTGCATCTCGGCAATCAGTTCGCGGATACAACCGACCTGTAGGTTGCGCGACTGCTTGAGCGCTTGGATCAAAAGTGCGCAGTAGAGCTTACCCGGATTGGGAATGTCGTTCAAGAGGGGGGTGAGTAGCATCAAGTAGCTGTTGAGATTGGCGATCTCCTTGAGGCAGCGGTCGGCTTTTTCATTGAGGACAGAGGAACCCTCAAATAACTCACGGTAGACCCGCTCATGCAACACCTGGGTGACTCCATACTTGTCTCTGAGCGGCTTGAGCATCGGCAGGGTGCCATCACGCAGGAGCTTAGAGTCCACTACCTTGCGACCAATATTCTCGGCAATCATGCCCTGTAGGGCGTTGCGGTAGCTTTCTAACTGGATGCGTGTCTCCAGTTCACGGGTATGGTCGAGATTGAAGATTTCCGGGTCTACAATTTTGAGTTCCTGGAAAACTTTCTTTTGCTCCCCTTCGGTCACGTCGCACTGCGTCCGTAAGCTAGCAAGGACAGAAGATTTCTCCGAGGTCACCGTGCCATCTGCCAAAGCTTCGATGACCGTCTGCTTAAAGATCTCCAGCCGCTTATCTTTAAATTCCTTGCCCATCGAATAGCGCAGATAGACTTCCCGCAGATCTTTAGGTGGTTGCGATGGAAAAACCTTAGACCACTGAGATAAAAACTTACGGCCCAAAGACTCCTGACGCCAGTCTTCCACTGTGCGGTTCAACCCCTTGAAAAGCCAGATGGAAGCTCCGAGCAGAATGACAAACGAAACAACCCCCTGCAACCAGGGAATGTAGCGCAGTACCGGAGCCCCTGCAAAACTATAGAACGTGATGAAGGCGACGAAGTTGCAGACGCGGTAAATCCCATTCATCAAGTCTGCTTCATCCAAGATTATCTGTTTCTTGTCGAGGTAAAGCCGATAGATTTGCTCCAGGACAGAGAAAATTACCAGGCTTAGGAGAATAAAGAAGATCACTGTTAGAGGAACTGCTACATACTTGGGTACGACTGTCCAGAAGAAAAAGCCCGGTTCAAACAGCTTGCCGAGGATATCCTTCTCCCGAGTCCACTCCGCAGAAAAGTAGTATTCAAAGGTTCCGCGATGCAGGTAGTACCAACCGTAGTAACCCGCTACCAGACCAGGATAACCATAATAAAATATGCGTCTTGCCCGGTTGCTGATCTCATCCCAGTAGCCCCGTTCTAGATCAATATCTGGACAACTTATTTTGCAGCCCGTGCAATTTAGACACATAGAAGTGCTGGGGTCTTTGACTGCGAGCAGCGTGGTCACTCCCATCAGCAAAGGGCGGGGCTCCGAAAAAGCTTTTTCTACGGGACCCATAGGGCAAATATAGTTGCACCAGGTCTTGCCCGTAAAGAAATAGCCTGTGATAAAAGCCGAGCCAAAGAGTAAAAAGGCGGCAAACTCCAGCAGATAGCTGTCAGGATTGATAAAGAGCAGACGAGCCATCAAACTAGCTGATAAGAACCCGAACTGGACATACATGTAGTTTTGCTCAAGCCAAGTCCCTTTCAGACTGGACTTACGCTGGATACCGAATACTCGGGGGAGTTGAGCAAAGAAGGCTAGAGGACAGAGTGTGCGCCAGGTGTAATAACCGGCGAACAAGACAAATGCTGGGACGATCAGGACGACCGTCCAAACAACAAGAGTGCCCATGGGCATGTACTCTTGGGGATACTCAGGATTGACCAAGTTGAAGAATTTACCGTAAGGACCGATGATCGGTTCAAGGGCCAGCCCTAGCAAACCAACAAGTAACACCAAAAAAGCAAGGTATCGGTACACCTGGGTCTGGGGCTTAAAACGGTCAAAGTTCATAGGGAAACGCTCCATTGGACGGGGACAATGCATGAGCAAGAGATAAGGGGAGTATGTTAGGGAATTGAAGAGCCGAAGTAAGGCAGGAGTACTATAACAAAAAAATATTGCTTTGGGTGTGTTCTTAGATATACAAACGCTACAATTCTTTGCATTAAGGCGGCCATACGATGGCGTGTGACACACAAGGACAAAAGTCAGTTGATCCCGATGGAAAAGCATGTAATCTTCATCACTGATTGATCCCCATTTAACCCGCTAAAAAACTTAAGATTGCTTATCATTTTTCTCATAAAAACGTGACTTTAGACGTTTTCTCCGAGACTGGAGTCTATCAATCACTTATATTAGTAATCCATCATACTTATCTAAACGCTTTGAATAGGGCTTAGTCGCCTCAGTTGTGCCTGATGAGTTTTTGTTAGAGGTCATAAAAAAGCGTGCGTCAGGCTTCTGCCTAAAATTTTGTCTGCTCCTGTAGACGATTGGTTGCCTAAGTCGCTACGCTCCTAGAGTACAGTCTATATCTATATTGAGATGGAAAGCTTCGGAATGCCTGCTTTGCCGGGATGTGAATCTGGGACGCTCCATCAACTCCCACCCCTAGTGGGCAACTCACTACTGGGCAGGCAAATTTCTCAATAGCCTGAAAATTTGCGATAGGATGGCAAGGAGGGCGTATGAGAGACTGTCATGGGACTATTTGACCGGATTGGCACCGTAATCAAGGCGAACTTGAACTCCTTAGTTTCTTCTGCTGAGGACCCCGAGAAAATTCTGGACCAGACCGTCAATGATATGCAGGAGGACCTGATCCAGATGCGGCAGGCCGTTGCTCAGGCTATCGCGAGCGAGAAGCGTACCGAGCAGAGCTTGAAGCAAAACCTGGAGCAGAGTAAGCAGTGGCAAGACCGAGCTGCGCTTGCTCTGACTAAGGGCAATGAAGACTTGGCCCGCGAAGCCCTTACCCGGCGCAAGAGTGTCGTCGAGACGGCCAATGGTCTACAGGAATCTCTAGCCAAACAAAAAGAAACGGTAACTAAACTGCGCCAAAATCTGACGGCACTGGAAGGGAAAATTGCCGAAGCCAAGGCCAAAAAAGATCTCTTGGTCGCTCGTGCCAAATCAGCTAAGGCATCAGAGAGCATTAATCAGGTCCT encodes:
- the ndhN gene encoding NAD(P)H-quinone oxidoreductase subunit N, coding for MSTFVNYPFVGNGKTFVEELTQARSLALWAPPMGGFEGNYQRRVREAGYILLHMTARGLGDPARYLVEEHDVRPAHLGKKDKRVYTYPPLIQTHLASLPKGYQGLLLWLIEGKILAAQELEYLVELAQREDRLKIVVEMGSDRKVRWQSLAQYLQTRGA
- a CDS encoding LmeA family phospholipid-binding protein — protein: MEWLSGFLALVFTLGTVGGVALDTVLRDLLLSQLQGAERLEVRVQSIPNYRIVQGDIDRVRIAGRGLVLRPGFRVALAELETDPIKLDLSNLKNFNTPLRAALHLQLTEADLNTALNTPEILKALQNVRAELPSFLGGVGQVETLNLTEPTLRVLDGKLELSVLLAIVGKTQPGQEARITVRTGLTLESGTRLTFKDTRFLLDDVPVPPDLANILLGSINEIINLESLRDQGTTARILKLSLEPGQLELVGFAEIDRLPGP
- a CDS encoding HEAT repeat domain-containing protein, with the translated sequence MADEKRIEDLAALLGGGGRVGQIRAALDLVRINTPAGHQVLISALANASDHSRACATMALGKLKLTGAVPTLAKVLKGNPLGFFKDRSPEVRQTAAFALGEIGGPLAIKGLQAAHERDEEQSVREEAAQALEKLGVLAKTR
- a CDS encoding molybdenum cofactor biosynthesis protein MoaE, with product MVETVKSTQPIGSMDDSLVIQWAPISLDAVYAQVDDPANGSVVLMVGTVRNNTAGRPVLFLEYEAYETMALSVFREIAQTTRRQWPSINQVIIHHRVGKLTIGEVSVAVAIGSAHRAEGFAACQYAIDTLKHNAPIWKKEHGQDGSSDWVSIGACDETH
- the psb35 gene encoding photosystem II assembly protein Psb35 — its product is MTKLAIFVYKLLQLSYESQEDQPMIWFWGVLALGFLAAVSIGSLAWYNSKRPLGWESAEIPSWADQGWAKSQGENTAAE
- a CDS encoding cyclic nucleotide-binding domain-containing protein — encoded protein: MNFDRFKPQTQVYRYLAFLVLLVGLLGLALEPIIGPYGKFFNLVNPEYPQEYMPMGTLVVWTVVLIVPAFVLFAGYYTWRTLCPLAFFAQLPRVFGIQRKSSLKGTWLEQNYMYVQFGFLSASLMARLLFINPDSYLLEFAAFLLFGSAFITGYFFTGKTWCNYICPMGPVEKAFSEPRPLLMGVTTLLAVKDPSTSMCLNCTGCKISCPDIDLERGYWDEISNRARRIFYYGYPGLVAGYYGWYYLHRGTFEYYFSAEWTREKDILGKLFEPGFFFWTVVPKYVAVPLTVIFFILLSLVIFSVLEQIYRLYLDKKQIILDEADLMNGIYRVCNFVAFITFYSFAGAPVLRYIPWLQGVVSFVILLGASIWLFKGLNRTVEDWRQESLGRKFLSQWSKVFPSQPPKDLREVYLRYSMGKEFKDKRLEIFKQTVIEALADGTVTSEKSSVLASLRTQCDVTEGEQKKVFQELKIVDPEIFNLDHTRELETRIQLESYRNALQGMIAENIGRKVVDSKLLRDGTLPMLKPLRDKYGVTQVLHERVYRELFEGSSVLNEKADRCLKEIANLNSYLMLLTPLLNDIPNPGKLYCALLIQALKQSRNLQVGCIRELIAEMQSLASAEAATKLTDDLRLSLQRPKQEREKPSTRELFESLNPLMANPISLVRAYTAWLLYTLDTGTGRVFARNLTNDPSQFVRDLVQPILSVGPSIENYGSLAWRMAGLSRSSLFGSIDILAETSALEEMARVSYAIELRCNDVVFEQEEESQDVYLLVEGEAVATVRRGDTIISIGTISSGECAGELTALNDGKRSATVTICSPMAAIVVIPGAVYARLIRSEPGVSASLLTLLSQRLRNSLSALSCPLPQTVPVSGSTGG
- a CDS encoding PspA/IM30 family protein, whose product is MGLFDRIGTVIKANLNSLVSSAEDPEKILDQTVNDMQEDLIQMRQAVAQAIASEKRTEQSLKQNLEQSKQWQDRAALALTKGNEDLAREALTRRKSVVETANGLQESLAKQKETVTKLRQNLTALEGKIAEAKAKKDLLVARAKSAKASESINQVLNKVSPGSSLATFDRMEQKVLDMEARSAAVGELTGDSVEDQFKALESGTEAVDDELLALKAQMGLLPPTQPKPQLTDGIDAAK